ACCAGTAAATTGAAAAGAGTTTGCTTGGATGGATTTATGAATAATTGACCTTATAAAATACTGCTAAGAAGACACGGAATATAAATTGGATTTAAGACCACCCTATTCTCCCCTGGAGTCAGAAGCTGTAGCTATTGGAAGCAACCCACTGAGCTGGAAATTACAGCAGCATTTTCGtggtttttatatgtattttaaactcATTATTGTTCCCGAAGCCAAAATAGATAACAAAAGAACACACGTGACACAATGTATGTAAATGTTTTTCAAGGTTTTATTGCAAACCCAAATTGgtttatcacacacaaaaaaagttgtgtggtggggagggaggaagaattgTACATATTATAGCCATGTTAATTACAGTACATTAAAATGATGGTTTACATTACAAATAAGCCTGTAAGTTTAAATATACTAGTGTTATAACCCAATGTACAGACTGTCTTTATACAATACATACAATTATCaggaatgcaaaaacaaaacaaaacaaaacaacaacaacccataaataatgcccattttacaggtgacgTTTTAAACAATGAAAACACCAGGCTTGACCGACAACTGGGGCATTGGTCCATAAAAACcctttctaaaaatagaaatatttgtagCAGCAATGCTTTCTTTAAGCATCTGAATACAAGTCATTGCAAGaccatttcaataaattttagttattaattatatcttacaaaaaaaaacacagtctACACATAAatttatcttccaaatatggAAGAAACAGACAATGTCCCACATTGTAGTTGTCCTGCAAGTGTCACATTGATGCTATAACTAAATCCATCTGTGATCAGCCATACCACACTCAGACCACTGCTCGCACAGTAATCCACAAGGAAAGATAAGGAACTGAAACACTGCAGTAGGAAAAGCTTTGGAGCTAACACGATCTCATCAGAAAAGGCACATTTCTTAAGATTCGTTATCGTGGCCCGGACAGACCTTCAGGAGATCCTCCTTAGAACAGCGAGTCCCGCTTCCAATAAGACGACTGCATCTGTCTAAGGCGGCACTCTCATGCGCATTTCAGAGATAGCACCACGttggaaggaagaataaaaataaaaaatctcatgAGCTCACTGAAAGGAGGATGTGCTCTTCAAAAAGCTTCCAGCAAACAGTGTGCAATAAGGTTGCCAAGATGTGCAAGCTCTCGGAGATGTGCAAATTCTCTTTGAAGATGTCCTTGTTAGCTGGCAGCTCCGCCAAAAGGCTAACTAAAACGTTTAGAAACATACAGAAAATCCTTCAGAACCAACCCTAAGACTGTTCAGAGGAACGAGTCCACAGGAGGTGCATAGGAAAAGCCGAGGAAGGCCTCGGCCGCTTCCTTGACACTAGCCGTGAGGAGGATGCTGTCGGGAGACCTGCCGATGGAGTTGGGGACCGGCTCCTCGGTAAACTCGGGGTCGAAGTGCCGCAGGTCGCTGGGACCACTCTACAGCAGGAAAGAAAAGCCTCGTTCAATGTTCAGAACTCACACCGGATATAGGGCTTTACATTCTGGAGCTCAAGTCTTTGGGGCACAATACGGGCACACTCATAATCACTATCTATTTCAAATACAAAACCAGGGATCACACAGGATTTAAAATTTGAATGTGatgttccttttttgttttttggtactTGAATTGATAAATGTGCTGAGAAATTCTGTGAGCTTTGTTGGGACAAAAATTCTACTTTTTCTCTAGGTGCAATAATGGTCCATGAATAAAATATCCAACAATTTATTCCTTGagggccctcccctctccaccaccaccaccaccaccaccaccaaatctAACTTAAATAAATGCTCGTTGGGCCCCCTTATactcaagagagagaaagatacttACCACATTTGGGTTAAAAGGGGGAGTAATCTTCTTGTTAATGAGGTCGTCCCAGTTAATTACAGAGAAGAAGACATGATTCTTGATTTCCATCTGTTGTGAAGAAACATAAGATTGATTTAGACAGGCAGATTCCTAAAGGACAGTGAGGTCTAGAGCACACCCCCGACCAGCAGGAGAGAGGGAAGCGATCACGTACAAAGTCATCCTTGGCACCCAGCCTCTTTGTCCTGTCTTTCTGCAGGAGGCCCTCCAGGAGGTGCCTGGCGGAATTGGTGATATTTGGCTTCAACTGGAGGGGCTTGTTTAGAATGTTGTCATACATCTCAGCTGTGTTTCGGCTGTAGAAAGGAGgctgaaagaagagaagaaagtacTTAATATTCAATTGGAAGTTCTGTACACCCTACATTACCAATAAGATTTAAACTGCAATATATCAAGCTGATTTGACAACGTCTTTTCCTTGCCCTGGATTTTTAAGTGTCTATTTTGTTCCTTGTATTGAAATAAGATGCTAACAAAGCCATGTTTTTCACTCTCACATTGGTGAAATGTGGTCACATCTGGTAAACTGTGAACTTACAGAAGATAAATCTACTAGGTAAGAGTTTACCCTAAAACACTGTTAAAGTGACCAATATGCCTCTCATCAACATTTGATAAGCTTCCTGATAAAGGGCAAGACACAATGACCAGGTCTGCAGTGGGGCTCATGTTCCTAGAAGAGTCTGGGTTTTAAGAAAACTGCGCTCTAGGGAGCATGTCGAATTGGGGCAGTATTCCATGATTCTCAATGTGCTACTCACCAGACCGTAGAGCATCTCATATAAGACGGCCCCCAGGCACCACCAGTCCACAGTCCTGTCATATGGCTGCTTATGAAGCACCTCAGGGGCGAGATACTGAAAGACAGACCAGGAGAACAGAGTTTAGAGCCAGTGAAACCAGGCAATCCCAAGGCTAGGCACGCACTCTGAGGAGCTAAGAGACCCTGGATGCACTTGGAGGATATATTTCTTTAGATGACTTCCTGATAACTAGTGGACTTGGAGGCTTAATGACACCTAACAGTATCTTACTTAgcgatttaaaaaacttttataacaTAGCTCTTACAAACAgctattttaaattaaagcaaCATGAGGCCTTGGAATATCTCATGCTGCATCACATAGCAAATGTGTTTTACTTGCACTGAGTTGGACTAAGACATTTTGGAGCATAGTTGGCCTTTTCGTTGGCATATTGTACTGATGTCTCAGGGAAGGAGGGGGTAAGCCAGGCATCAAGTGTGCTCCTACCTCAGGTGTGCCGCAGAAGGTGGATGTCGTGCCGTTCTGTTCAATGTTCTCCTTGCAGAGCCCAAAGTCGGTAAGGACGATGTGTCCCTGGGAATCTAGCAGAATATTCTCTGGTTTTAAGTCTCTgtaaaaatatgaacagaaaagTAGTTGCACAAGTTAATTTCACTGCATAAGAAATCCTCTGTAGAGAGAATTGAGAGGGGTATTATAAGCATTTTACATTCACTGCCATTGTATCGTGAATGAAAAAGGGAGTCCTTGTTCTGCTAATCTGTTCTGGGTTAGGTCCAATCCTAGTTGGCTAGTTCCCTAGTGGCATGGAGTCAAGGCAGTTCACATGTTGGGGGATCTGGTTTTAGGTGACCAAGTTGTATAAACACACTTTATTTTAAGGCCCTGTCAAAGACTAGGGCTGCTCTGTCTCCTTTATACCTAAGCAGGTCGCCTTCAGAATTCTTCAGCTCACCTATAGACGATGTTCAGAGAGTGCAGGTAACCCAAGGCACTGGCTATTTCAGCAGCATAGAAACGGGCCCGCGGTTCCAGGAAGCAGCGCTCCCTCTGGAGATGGTAGAACAACTGTAGGAGACAGAACAAAAAAGTTAGGCTGCCGTTGCCAAAGCCTGATAAACAATGTATCTAATTAGTCTTGACATATATAGCTAAAGAGAACAATTGCAGGAAGTAGCCCTAAATAGTCTATTAACTCTTTGAAACCTGGAAGGTTAAAGGAAATGCTAATTCTGGTAACTTCCCTCCTCcaagtatcttttaaaaactcTATGCAACAGACATGTTAGCTCATCTTCCCTCTGCTCACCTCTCCACCGTTAATGTAGTCGAGGACGAAGTACAATTTGTCGGCAGTctggaaagagaagtgaaggcccACCAGGAAAGGGTGTTTCACATTCTTCAGTAGAACATTCCGCTCCGACATAATATGCTTTTCCTAGGAAAAGGACAATTAAGATTTAGTGGCAATTTTCAACATGGCACCAAAATTCCAAGGTGAAACGACTCAATGAAACCACCAAGCACATCTCGTTCTTACCTCCTTCTTTTTCAGGATCGCTTTCTTCTGTAAGACTTTGACTGCATAGAATGCTTCTTCTGCTTTGTGTCTTGCTAGAAGAACctgaaatttcaattaaaaaaattattttgctatcCAAATCCAGGGAGAATGTACAAAGTAAGTGCACAAAAGGCTATAGGTAATGAAGTCTTCAGATTTGAAATTACCTTTCCAAAACTGCCCTTCCCAATCACTTTTAAGAAGTGGAAGTCAGACGGTTTAGCATGAGGATTGGATGATGGGCCAAGGTTGATTTGCTGAGAAGGACTTGgctggaaaataaaatgttttcttttactatCTTTGGTTTCAAAGGAAGATATCAAAAATAAAGTACAGGCACTGTCAAAGATGTTACATCTGCAAATGACTGAGGCAAgtcactatatatttaaaaacattcaaaactaCTTTtcatctatacatacatacatctacacatatctcagaaaacaaaaactgTACACAATGTTGCTGTAAGcaaataaaacttttatgaaatatacctttaaaaaatactctACTGACTCAATACTTAAGTGCTGTGTCACTTGTTACACCTTAACTAAAGAGGCATTCCTGTCTTGATACTAATTTCTAGAAATGCCATTTTAATTCATCAATGCAGGAGTACTGACTCATTTACAAGATTCCTGCACAGACACCTCACAAATAGAGAATACTTACTGGAGGAGAAGGGTTGGCATTCATAAGCTCAGGCTCCTGAGGTTGGGAGATTTTCAAAATGGACTGAACGTCAGGGCTGCAAAGAAAGAAACCATTTAGGACCTCTTAACTCGCCACAAGAGGGCACACAAACACAAATAGTGAGTTTCTGGCTCAACTTTTCCCGGAGAATTCAGTGTTTAAACTAAAAACACCCAAATAAATTACTCAACTAAAGaaaatagccaaagaaaataataaacccaGTTAAATAAAGAGATGAGGTTTGTTCTTCACGGAGACAGGAGTGAATTAGGCGAAAAACGAATACTTTTATCTTACAGCTTTAGAACAAGCCAAATccgcaaatttattttatttataatgtttttttaaaaattggaacttGAAAAGGGATCCACATCCCCAGGGGAAAAGTTGGTTTCGGCTCCTCGACCAACACAATGATGAAAattatactaatttttatttccccCAATCTCCCCAAACTTACTGTTTGCATGCATAGGAGTTATTGGCAATCTTCTGAATGAAGTCGTTCAGGCCCATCCTCCTCTGTTTCATGAAAGCTGTGATtcgagaaaggagaaataaacgtTTAGATGGTTTTGTAACATCCGACGCTACACGCACTTATCTGATGAGGgatcttcaaaaaaattttcactTGGCATATCCAAGAAGCCTAGTCTTAACTCCTGCACTCACCGATGAGGATTGCTACCATTCCCCTCATTCTGGAGTAAGTGAGGGTGCCCCTAGCAGCCTCGGTTTTCACTGTCATCGCCACAAAGAGAGTCAAGAGAGGAGTCGCCGGCGACGAGAGTCTGGCAGAACCGACACTAGCTCCGGCCGCGCCGCGAGTCTTATAAGCCCTGTGCCGCCAGGGGGGCGGGGCCCGCGGGACAATGAGGCTGCCCCGcctccaggccccgccccgcccaggccccgcccccggcgGCCGCGCGGCGGGACAGGCAGCTCCGCTGCGGGCGGCGGGCGGTTCCGCCCCGGCTGGAGGGCGCGCGCGGGTCGGGGCTGGGGGCGCCCGGCGCGGTGACCGCGGGGGGGGGAGGGCCCGGCGCGGGGCAGTTGCCAACCTCTTTGGCCCGAGGGACTGAGAGAGGGAAACCGCAggcggagggggtgggaggaagggggggagccGGGGGTAATTTTCCATCCTTCTCGTTTATTCCACCGGCGAGGAAATCAGCGTCGCAGATCCGAGGCGCTTTCCGCCCCGCGCGAGGCGACCAGGCGGCTTTGCGCCCACTCTGGTTTCTCAACCCCCGACTTCGGAATCGCTCCGGCCCAGGCACCCACCCTCTCCCCAAGTCCACCCGGCAGCCTCTGCTGCCCTCGCCCGGGGGCCGCGCGTCCTCGGCGGGTTATCTCTCCGGCGCTGGGCGGCCGCGCGGGGTGGCCCCACGCGCACTTATCTCCGGGGTCAGCGCGGGGCCAGGGCGTCCCCGGGTCTGCCGGACGCCGCCGTGCCCACACCCCGGCCTCGCCCCTCACTCTCAGAACGACCGCAGACACCCAGCCCCGCGCGCTGGGTCCCAGCAACTAGTGCGGGAGTGACCCAAGTGCCCGCGCGCGGCCGCGGCGCTTACCCAGTCCGCTCAGCAGGAAGGACTCGCTCCGTTTCTGCGCCTCGGCCCTCTTTTTGTGGCGGGGCCGGAGCAGGGACTCGAGCCGGGCCCTGGTCAGCGCGCCCTGCATCTCCCCCATGGACAGCGGCGGCCGGGCGCGCAGCCGGGGAGGGCGACGAGAGCACACTGACGTTTCCTTGAAGGAGCCGCCGTGACTCAGGCCGGGCAAGATTTCCTGCCCCAgtcccaaaacaaacaaatggccCTTGTGCACGGCCGAGCCGCTTCCGAAAACGCCTTTTTTGTGCTTTTGGCCAAAGCCAGGAAAGGCTGAAAAATCCCAGAActtggaagaggaggaaggaaggaaagaaagagggaagggggagggaagaggtcaGGAATgtgtaggggagggggaggaaataaAATTCGTCTCtgcactaaaggaaaaaaaaaaagtacaatctacatttcagtttttttccccctaaagtaATCTCTGAGAACATTCTGTCCAGTCCGTTACGcatgcaatttttttctcttgcatttttTAATCCCTGCCACGGCCAGAACACGTGAGGAAGTGGCTAGTTTAGGGGAACGGTGGCTCCACGCTGGGGACCGACCTGGCGTAACCCCGTGACAGCGAGGACCATGCGGGATCTGCACCTTGGGGCTTACTTAGCTGACTCCCCGCATTTTCTCTCCTGCACTCCCACCTGGAAACTCGGCAAGGTCACATTACAGCGTCTTAAAGTCCCTTAGTTtgtccctttcttcccttccctggttTATTTCAAGGTCTTAAGAGTTTTACCAACTGGCTCTTTCTCTGAAGTCCCGGATAAACTGTGAACCGTTAGCTTCTGTAAGATTAGCCCGGAGCCTTGGCTCCAGAAagcaggaaagagagggaagctcAGCAGTGCAGCGGCGCGGTGCCTTCCTGTAAATTCCA
The sequence above is a segment of the Saccopteryx bilineata isolate mSacBil1 chromosome 12, mSacBil1_pri_phased_curated, whole genome shotgun sequence genome. Coding sequences within it:
- the SGK1 gene encoding serine/threonine-protein kinase Sgk1 isoform X3, producing MKEEAIKSSLKAFMKQRRMGLNDFIQKIANNSYACKHPDVQSILKISQPQEPELMNANPSPPPSPSQQINLGPSSNPHAKPSDFHFLKVIGKGSFGKVLLARHKAEEAFYAVKVLQKKAILKKKEEKHIMSERNVLLKNVKHPFLVGLHFSFQTADKLYFVLDYINGGELFYHLQRERCFLEPRARFYAAEIASALGYLHSLNIVYRDLKPENILLDSQGHIVLTDFGLCKENIEQNGTTSTFCGTPEYLAPEVLHKQPYDRTVDWWCLGAVLYEMLYGLPPFYSRNTAEMYDNILNKPLQLKPNITNSARHLLEGLLQKDRTKRLGAKDDFMEIKNHVFFSVINWDDLINKKITPPFNPNVSGPSDLRHFDPEFTEEPVPNSIGRSPDSILLTASVKEAAEAFLGFSYAPPVDSFL
- the SGK1 gene encoding serine/threonine-protein kinase Sgk1 isoform X1, which translates into the protein MGEMQGALTRARLESLLRPRHKKRAEAQKRSESFLLSGLAFMKQRRMGLNDFIQKIANNSYACKHPDVQSILKISQPQEPELMNANPSPPPSPSQQINLGPSSNPHAKPSDFHFLKVIGKGSFGKVLLARHKAEEAFYAVKVLQKKAILKKKEEKHIMSERNVLLKNVKHPFLVGLHFSFQTADKLYFVLDYINGGELFYHLQRERCFLEPRARFYAAEIASALGYLHSLNIVYRDLKPENILLDSQGHIVLTDFGLCKENIEQNGTTSTFCGTPEYLAPEVLHKQPYDRTVDWWCLGAVLYEMLYGLPPFYSRNTAEMYDNILNKPLQLKPNITNSARHLLEGLLQKDRTKRLGAKDDFMEIKNHVFFSVINWDDLINKKITPPFNPNVSGPSDLRHFDPEFTEEPVPNSIGRSPDSILLTASVKEAAEAFLGFSYAPPVDSFL
- the SGK1 gene encoding serine/threonine-protein kinase Sgk1 isoform X4, whose amino-acid sequence is MVNKDMNGFPVKKCSAFQFFKKRVRRWIKSPMVSVDKHQSPSLKYTGPSVVHIPHGEPSFESSLCQTCLGDHAFQRAVLPQEKESCSWETPSGCEVKEPCNHANILTKPDPRTFWTNDDSAFMKQRRMGLNDFIQKIANNSYACKHPDVQSILKISQPQEPELMNANPSPPPSPSQQINLGPSSNPHAKPSDFHFLKVIGKGSFGKVLLARHKAEEAFYAVKVLQKKAILKKKEEKHIMSERNVLLKNVKHPFLVGLHFSFQTADKLYFVLDYINGGELFYHLQRERCFLEPRARFYAAEIASALGYLHSLNIVYRDLKPENILLDSQGHIVLTDFGLCKENIEQNGTTSTFCGTPEYLAPEVLHKQPYDRTVDWWCLGAVLYEMLYGLPPFYSRNTAEMYDNILNKPLQLKPNITNSARHLLEGLLQKDRTKRLGAKDDFMEIKNHVFFSVINWDDLINKKITPPFNPNVSGPSDLRHFDPEFTEEPVPNSIGRSPDSILLTASVKEAAEAFLGFSYAPPVDSFL
- the SGK1 gene encoding serine/threonine-protein kinase Sgk1 isoform X2, whose protein sequence is MTVKTEAARGTLTYSRMRGMVAILIAFMKQRRMGLNDFIQKIANNSYACKHPDVQSILKISQPQEPELMNANPSPPPSPSQQINLGPSSNPHAKPSDFHFLKVIGKGSFGKVLLARHKAEEAFYAVKVLQKKAILKKKEEKHIMSERNVLLKNVKHPFLVGLHFSFQTADKLYFVLDYINGGELFYHLQRERCFLEPRARFYAAEIASALGYLHSLNIVYRDLKPENILLDSQGHIVLTDFGLCKENIEQNGTTSTFCGTPEYLAPEVLHKQPYDRTVDWWCLGAVLYEMLYGLPPFYSRNTAEMYDNILNKPLQLKPNITNSARHLLEGLLQKDRTKRLGAKDDFMEIKNHVFFSVINWDDLINKKITPPFNPNVSGPSDLRHFDPEFTEEPVPNSIGRSPDSILLTASVKEAAEAFLGFSYAPPVDSFL